One window of the Nicotiana tabacum cultivar K326 chromosome 4, ASM71507v2, whole genome shotgun sequence genome contains the following:
- the LOC107804350 gene encoding UDP-glucose 6-dehydrogenase 5-like: MVKICCIGAGYVGGPTMAVIALKCPSIEVAVIDISVARIAAWNSDQLPIYEPGLDDVVKQRRGKNLFFSTEVEKHVSEADIIFVSVNTPTKTRGLGAGKAADLTYWESAARMIADVSKNDKIVVEKSTVPVKTAEAIEKILTHNSKGINYQILSNPEFLAEGTAIQDLFNPDRVLIGGRDTPEGQKAIRTLKQVYAHWVPEDRIICTNLWSAELSKLAANAFLAQRISSVNAMSALCEATGADVTQVSNAVGKDTRIGPKFLNASVGFGGSCFQKDILNLVYICECNGLKEVANYWKQVIKVNDYQKNRFVNRMVSSMFNTVSGKKVAILGFAFKKDTGDTRETPAIDVCKGLLGDNAHLSIYDPQVTEDQITKDLSMKKFDWDHPTHLQPMSPCAVKQVNVVWDAYEATKDAHGLCILTEWDEFKTLDFKKIYDNMQKPAFVFDGRNVVDAEKLREIGFIVYSIGKPLDAWLKDMPAVA, translated from the coding sequence ATGGTGAAGATTTGTTGCATTGGAGCTGGATATGTTGGTGGACCGACGATGGCAGTCATTGCCCTCAAATGCCCCTCAATTGAAGTAGCTGTTATTGATATCTCTGTTGCTCGAATTGCAGCATGGAATAGTGATCAGCTGCCTATCTATGAGCCTGGCCTTGATGATGTGGTGAAGCAACGCCGAGGAAAGAACCTTTTCTTTAGTACTGAAGTAGAGAAACATGTCTCAGAAGCAGACATCATCTTTGTTTCTGTTAACACCCCAACGAAAACTCGAGGACTTGGAGCTGGAAAAGCTGCAGACCTTACCTACTGGGAGAGTGCTGCTCGAATGATAGCAGACGTATCCAAGAACGATAAGATTGTTGTGGAGAAATCAACTGTTCCTGTGAAAACAGCTGAGGCAATTGAGAAAATACTCACTCATAATAGCAAGGGAATTAACTATCAAATCCTTTCAAATCCAGAATTTCTTGCTGAGGGAACTGCAATTCAGGATCTTTTTAATCCAGACCGCGTTCTAATTGGAGGAAGAGATACCCCTGAAGGGCAAAAGGCGATCCGCACCCTCAAACAAGTTTATGCGCATTGGGTGCCTGAAGACAGAATCATCTGCACCAATCTTTGGTCAGCCGAGCTCTCAAAGCTCGCTGCCAACGCCTTCTTGGCTCAGAGGATTTCATCTGTTAATGCAATGTCAGCACTTTGTGAAGCTACTGGGGCTGATGTTACACAAGTTTCCAACGCTGTTGGTAAGGACACCCGAATTGGACCAAAATTCCTCAATGCCAGTGTTGGTTTTGGTGGTTCTTGTTTCCAGAAGGATATCCTCAACTTGGTTTACATATGTGAATGTAATGGCCTAAAAGAAGTTGCCAATTACTGGAAGCAAGTGATCAAGGTGAACGATTACCAGAAGAATCGGTTTGTTAACCGAATGGTCTCCTCAATGTTTAACACAGTTTCTGGAAAGAAGGTTGCCATTCTTGGATTTGCCTTCAAGAAAGACACAGGTGATACTAGGGAAACTCCTGCAATTGATGTGTGTAAAGGCTTGTTGGGAGACAATGCTCACTTGAGTATATATGATCCACAAGTTACTGAGGATCAAATAACAAAGGATCTGTCAATGAAAAAGTTTGATTGGGATCATCCAACTCACCTGCAGCCAATGAGCCCTTGTGCAGTGAAGCAGGTTAACGTCGTGTGGGATGCTTATGAGGCAACAAAAGACGCCCACGGTCTCTGCATTCTCACTGAGTGGGATGAGTTCAAAACGCTTGATTTCAAGAAGATTTATGATAACATGCAAAAACCTGCATTCGTGTTTGATGGGAGGAATGTTGTTGACGCGGAGAAGCTCAGAGAAATCGGGTTCATTGTCTACTCCATTGGGAAACCTTTGGATGCATGGCTCAAGGATATGCCAGCTGTGGCATAA
- the LOC107804355 gene encoding uncharacterized protein LOC107804355: MIRQTFCSNSASNSRRWISSTTQLHGSSWMDKIKGAFAGCQKTSSEPELPTSQSFTLLRFADELSKARKLGTLKQYIVGRSSEATFADAFEKQESIIRYLGALDPTGENLQTIQKQEAAKHCKCTIADVENTLAKFTWAKEAQTKLEKMKEEGKPMPKNMAEVQKLMGSSPMDVARSNLAKSGHISRNAFCPCGSKKRYKRCCGKDSTI, from the exons ATGATTCGTCAGACTTTCTGTTCAAACTCAGCATCAAACTCTCGTCGCTGGATTTCTTCGACAACACAACTTCATGGCTCCTCTTGGATGGACAAGATTAAAGGTGCATTCGCCGGCTGTCAAAAGACCTCCTCTGAACCTGAATTACCCACCTCTCAGTCATTCACTCTCCTTC GATTTGCGGACGAATTGAGCAAAGCGAGGAAATTGGGGACTCTGAAGCAGTACATTGTAGGGCGAAGTAGCGAAGCTACATTTGCTGATGCTTTTGAGAAGCAAGAATCGATTATCAGATATCTTGGTGCTTTGGATCCCACTGGAGAG aatCTTCAAACAATTCAAAAGCAAGAGGCAGCAAAACATTGCAAGTGCACAATAGCTGATGTTGAGAATACATTGGCAAAGTTTACTTGGGCAAAAGAAGCACAAACGAAACTTGAGAAGATGAAGGAAGAAGGGAAGCCAATGCCAAAGAACATGGCTGAG GTTCAAAAGTTGATGGGTTCATCCCCGATGGATGTTGCACGATCGAACTTGGCTAAGAGTGGGCATATTAGTAGGAATGCATTCTGTCCTTGTGGTTCCAAGAAGAGATACAAAAG GTGTTGCGGGAAGgattcaacaatttaa